In Rahnella aquatilis CIP 78.65 = ATCC 33071, one DNA window encodes the following:
- the ccmB gene encoding heme exporter protein CcmB codes for MFTKVLRRELKIAFRKSAEIINPLWFFLIVITLFPLGIGPEPKLLARIAPGIVWVAALLSSLLALERLFRDDYLDGTLEQLLLLPSPLAITVLGKVCAHWVVTGLPLLILSPLIALLLSLDFETWKAVALTILLGTPTLSFIGAIGVALTVGLRKGGVLLSLLVLPLYIPVLIFATGAIDAASMSMPIGGYLAILGAMLAGSATLAPFATAAALRVSIH; via the coding sequence ATGTTTACGAAAGTCCTGCGCCGCGAACTGAAAATTGCCTTTCGCAAAAGCGCTGAAATCATTAACCCGCTGTGGTTTTTCCTGATTGTGATTACGCTGTTCCCGTTAGGGATCGGCCCTGAGCCTAAACTGCTGGCGCGCATTGCGCCCGGCATTGTCTGGGTCGCCGCGCTGTTGTCCTCCCTGCTGGCACTGGAAAGATTGTTCCGTGATGACTATCTCGATGGCACGCTTGAGCAACTGTTGTTATTGCCTTCGCCGCTGGCAATCACGGTTTTGGGGAAAGTATGTGCTCACTGGGTGGTGACGGGATTACCGTTACTGATCCTCTCACCGCTGATTGCGCTGCTGCTTTCGCTGGATTTTGAAACCTGGAAAGCCGTCGCGCTGACGATTTTACTGGGCACGCCGACGCTGAGTTTTATCGGCGCGATTGGCGTGGCGCTGACCGTCGGGTTGCGCAAGGGCGGCGTTCTGCTCAGCCTGCTGGTGTTGCCGCTGTATATTCCGGTGCTGATTTTTGCCACCGGCGCGATTGATGCCGCATCAATGTCGATGCCCATCGGCGGTTATCTGGCCATTCTTGGCGCGATGCTGGCGGGCAGTGCCACTCTGGCTCCGTTTGCTACGGCCGCTGCTCTGCGAGTGAGTATCCACTAA
- a CDS encoding DsbE family thiol:disulfide interchange protein, which produces MNRKLLFIPLILFLALAAAFLVQLTRNANGDDPTLLESALIGKPVPVFKLESLAQVGKTYDQSVLRDGKPMLLNVWATWCPTCRAEHDYLNTLAAKGVRVVGLNYKDDRQKAVNWLNTLGNPYMLSLYDGDGMLGLDLGVYGAPETFLIDGQGIIRYRHAGDLNEKVWQTEVLPLYKKYGGNV; this is translated from the coding sequence ATGAACCGTAAACTCCTCTTTATTCCGCTGATCTTGTTCCTGGCGCTGGCCGCGGCTTTTCTGGTGCAACTGACCCGCAATGCCAACGGCGATGATCCGACGCTGCTGGAATCAGCCCTGATTGGCAAACCGGTGCCGGTGTTCAAGCTGGAATCGCTGGCGCAGGTGGGCAAAACCTACGATCAGTCGGTGCTGCGCGATGGCAAACCGATGCTGCTTAATGTCTGGGCGACATGGTGTCCGACCTGCCGCGCCGAGCATGATTATCTCAATACGCTGGCAGCAAAGGGTGTCCGCGTGGTCGGTCTGAACTACAAAGACGACCGGCAGAAAGCGGTGAACTGGCTCAATACGCTGGGCAATCCTTACATGCTCAGCCTGTATGACGGCGACGGCATGCTCGGGTTAGATCTGGGTGTTTACGGTGCGCCGGAAACCTTCCTGATCGACGGGCAGGGCATTATCCGCTATCGCCATGCCGGTGACTTAAACGAAAAAGTCTGGCAGACCGAAGTTCTGCCGCTGTACAAAAAATACGGAGGCAATGTATGA
- a CDS encoding YfcZ/YiiS family protein codes for MSDVTMSSKSTQPLHSINKCGAEETAACCCVDVGTIMDNTDCTASYSRVFETEAQAKETLQALTERARGVESEPCEINSRIAKVDGGVELNIDFTFSCQAETMIFQLALR; via the coding sequence ATGTCTGACGTAACCATGTCCTCTAAATCCACCCAACCTCTGCATTCCATCAACAAATGTGGTGCGGAAGAAACCGCAGCCTGCTGCTGTGTCGATGTGGGGACTATCATGGATAACACCGATTGCACCGCCTCTTATAGCCGCGTTTTCGAAACCGAAGCTCAGGCAAAAGAAACCCTGCAAGCCCTGACCGAACGTGCACGCGGCGTTGAATCTGAGCCATGCGAAATCAACAGCCGTATCGCAAAAGTGGATGGCGGCGTCGAACTGAATATCGATTTCACGTTTAGCTGTCAGGCTGAAACCATGATCTTCCAGTTAGCGTTAAGATAA
- the ccmE gene encoding cytochrome c maturation protein CcmE has translation MNPRRKKRLSLALVVLIGLGLSISLVMYALRSNIDLFYTPSEILQGKGEDHEMPTVGQRLRIGGMVMPGSVKRDPKSLQVSFKIYDARGAIAVTYNGILPDLFREGQGVVAQGVMEPGNVVNAIQVLAKHDEKYVPPEVADAMKENHKGPASAYVGNNKGNDRS, from the coding sequence GTGAATCCACGTCGTAAAAAACGGCTGTCGCTGGCGCTGGTGGTGCTGATCGGCCTTGGTCTGAGCATTTCACTGGTGATGTACGCGCTGCGCTCCAACATTGATTTGTTTTATACACCCAGTGAAATATTGCAGGGCAAAGGCGAGGACCACGAAATGCCGACCGTCGGCCAGCGCCTGCGCATCGGCGGCATGGTGATGCCCGGTTCGGTGAAACGTGACCCGAAAAGCCTGCAGGTGAGTTTTAAAATTTATGATGCGCGCGGCGCGATTGCCGTGACCTATAACGGCATCCTGCCGGATCTGTTCCGTGAAGGGCAGGGCGTGGTGGCGCAGGGCGTGATGGAACCGGGGAATGTGGTGAATGCCATTCAGGTGCTGGCAAAACACGACGAAAAATATGTGCCGCCGGAAGTTGCCGACGCCATGAAAGAAAACCACAAAGGACCGGCTTCGGCCTACGTGGGTAACAATAAAGGAAACGACCGCTCATGA
- the ccmI gene encoding c-type cytochrome biogenesis protein CcmI translates to MSIFWLCIVVMLVIALALFIVPVIRGDRAEHTSRDALNKAFYHHRLSELEEDEAQGVVDERPAHIQELQENLLTDIPAGQMPVATQPIGRWTLVPGAILLVMITLGVYLYAGGLGQVSAWDQVMQRMPDLRHRIADDHGAPLTATDVQDLGLGLRTDLQANPHNVQDWVMLGRVGMALNNAATATQAYAHAYELAPDDMSVKLGYAEVLTRSSDPQDNLTGGNLLRSMLEKSQGDLRVLSLLAYNEYEQGHYPQAIGAWEVMQKILPAGDKRLEMVNASIAQAKQKAGLDQVKLAVNVTLSAGAQGKLPQNGTVFISVTDGSSPVPVAVKKLPLSRFPLAVTVDDSNAMMPERLLSSLHQLKVRVRISQNGLATPASGDWYGDSPLTDFTGNGQVSIDINQQVP, encoded by the coding sequence ATGAGTATTTTTTGGCTGTGCATTGTAGTGATGCTGGTTATTGCACTGGCGCTGTTTATCGTGCCGGTTATCCGTGGCGACCGGGCGGAACATACCTCCCGCGATGCGCTGAACAAAGCGTTTTACCATCACCGTCTGAGTGAGCTGGAAGAAGATGAAGCGCAGGGCGTGGTGGATGAACGTCCGGCGCACATCCAGGAATTACAGGAAAACCTGCTGACGGACATTCCCGCCGGGCAGATGCCCGTCGCCACGCAGCCTATTGGCCGCTGGACGCTGGTGCCGGGCGCCATCTTGCTGGTGATGATCACGCTGGGTGTGTATCTCTACGCCGGTGGTCTGGGGCAGGTGAGTGCGTGGGATCAGGTCATGCAGCGTATGCCCGATTTACGCCACCGCATTGCTGATGACCACGGCGCGCCGCTGACCGCCACGGACGTGCAGGATTTAGGGCTCGGATTGCGTACCGATTTGCAGGCAAATCCGCATAATGTCCAGGACTGGGTGATGCTTGGCCGTGTCGGGATGGCGCTCAATAATGCCGCCACCGCCACGCAGGCTTATGCCCATGCCTATGAGCTTGCGCCGGACGATATGTCAGTCAAACTCGGTTATGCCGAAGTGTTAACCCGTTCGTCTGATCCGCAGGATAACCTTACCGGCGGCAATCTTTTACGCAGTATGCTGGAAAAATCTCAGGGTGATCTGCGTGTGTTAAGTCTGCTGGCCTATAATGAATACGAACAGGGCCACTACCCGCAAGCCATTGGTGCATGGGAGGTTATGCAGAAAATCCTGCCAGCCGGTGACAAACGCCTTGAAATGGTCAACGCCAGCATTGCGCAGGCAAAACAAAAAGCGGGGCTGGATCAGGTTAAACTGGCGGTCAATGTCACGCTTTCTGCCGGGGCTCAGGGGAAACTTCCGCAGAATGGCACGGTCTTTATTTCGGTGACGGATGGCAGCAGTCCGGTGCCGGTTGCGGTGAAAAAACTGCCGCTGAGCCGCTTCCCGCTGGCGGTCACCGTCGATGACAGCAACGCAATGATGCCGGAACGCTTGCTTTCTTCGCTGCATCAATTAAAAGTACGCGTTCGTATTTCACAAAATGGTCTGGCAACGCCAGCCTCAGGTGACTGGTACGGCGACAGTCCGCTGACTGATTTTACCGGTAACGGTCAGGTCAGCATCGACATTAATCAGCAGGTTCCATAA
- a CDS encoding cytochrome c-type biogenesis protein, with protein sequence MRLISSLPALLLGMLLSVSAFASIDTYQFKSPEQEQAYRDITAQLRCPKCQNTNIAASDSIIAADMRTKVFQLLNEGQDRQQIVAYMVARYGNFVTYEPPVTPSTIILWLGPVLVIVIGAGMIFMRSRRGAARTENTATSMSEQERQRLAQLLKDSDRKGS encoded by the coding sequence ATGAGACTGATTTCATCGCTGCCTGCGTTGTTGCTGGGCATGCTGCTGAGTGTCAGCGCGTTCGCCTCCATCGACACGTATCAGTTCAAATCGCCGGAACAGGAACAGGCTTACCGGGACATCACGGCGCAGTTGCGCTGCCCGAAATGTCAGAACACCAATATTGCCGCGTCGGATTCGATTATCGCCGCCGATATGCGCACCAAGGTGTTTCAGTTGCTTAATGAAGGGCAGGACAGACAGCAAATCGTCGCGTATATGGTGGCGCGTTATGGCAATTTCGTGACTTACGAACCGCCGGTCACGCCCTCGACAATCATTTTGTGGCTCGGGCCGGTGCTGGTGATTGTTATCGGCGCAGGCATGATTTTCATGCGTTCCCGCCGGGGGGCTGCGCGCACTGAAAACACGGCCACATCAATGTCAGAACAAGAGAGACAGCGCCTGGCGCAGTTACTTAAAGACAGCGACAGGAAAGGATCATGA
- the fadI gene encoding acetyl-CoA C-acyltransferase FadI, with the protein MNKVVPLVTREGDRIAIVDGLRTPFAKQATAYHGIPAVDLGKIVVSELLAKSGIDPKHIDQLVFGQVVQMPEAPNIAREIVLGTGMHVSTDAYSVSRACATSFQAVANVAESIMSGMVHVGIAGGADSSSVLPIGVSKRLARALVDVSKARTLSQRLSIFSKLKLRDLLPVPPAVAEYSTGLRMGDTAEQMAKSHHISRAQQDELAHRSHTLAAQAWEQGYLTSQVMATQVPPYREVLQKDNNIRLNSEISQYAKLRPAFDRKHGTVTAATSTPLTDGAAAVLMMSESRARELGLEPLGYLKSFAFAAIDVWEDMLLGPAYATPLALDRAGLTLGDLDLIDMHEAFAAQTLANINMLASEEFAREKLGRSQAVGEIDWDKFNVLGGSLAYGHPFAATGARMITQTLHELRRRGGKYGLTTACAAGGLGAAMILEAAQ; encoded by the coding sequence ATGAATAAAGTCGTTCCACTGGTAACGCGTGAGGGCGATCGCATTGCGATTGTCGACGGCTTGCGCACGCCGTTTGCGAAACAGGCCACCGCCTATCACGGCATTCCTGCTGTTGATCTCGGTAAAATTGTGGTCAGTGAGCTGCTGGCAAAAAGTGGGATAGACCCGAAGCACATCGATCAGTTGGTTTTCGGCCAGGTGGTCCAGATGCCGGAAGCGCCGAATATCGCCCGCGAAATTGTGCTCGGCACCGGCATGCATGTGTCGACCGATGCGTACAGCGTCTCACGTGCCTGCGCCACCAGTTTTCAGGCAGTCGCCAACGTGGCCGAAAGCATTATGAGCGGTATGGTGCATGTCGGGATCGCAGGCGGAGCGGATTCTTCTTCGGTATTGCCGATTGGCGTCAGCAAACGACTGGCCCGCGCACTGGTGGATGTCAGTAAAGCACGCACGCTGTCACAGCGTCTTTCCATTTTCAGCAAACTGAAACTGCGGGATTTACTGCCGGTGCCGCCAGCGGTGGCCGAATATTCTACCGGCCTGCGCATGGGCGATACTGCTGAGCAGATGGCGAAAAGTCATCATATCAGCCGTGCGCAACAGGATGAGCTGGCGCACCGTTCACACACGCTGGCCGCGCAGGCGTGGGAGCAGGGTTATTTAACCTCGCAGGTGATGGCGACGCAGGTTCCTCCGTATCGTGAAGTGCTGCAAAAAGACAACAACATCCGCCTGAATTCTGAAATCAGCCAGTACGCTAAATTGCGTCCGGCGTTTGACCGCAAACACGGCACCGTCACTGCCGCCACCAGCACACCGCTGACTGACGGCGCGGCGGCGGTATTAATGATGAGCGAATCCCGCGCGCGTGAGCTAGGCCTGGAACCGCTTGGCTATCTGAAAAGTTTTGCGTTTGCTGCCATCGACGTCTGGGAGGATATGCTTCTCGGCCCGGCTTACGCCACGCCGCTGGCGCTGGATCGCGCTGGACTGACGCTGGGCGATTTGGATCTTATTGATATGCACGAAGCGTTTGCCGCGCAGACGCTGGCCAATATCAACATGTTGGCCAGTGAGGAATTTGCCCGTGAAAAACTTGGGCGCAGTCAGGCTGTTGGCGAAATAGACTGGGATAAATTCAACGTTCTGGGCGGTTCGCTGGCCTACGGACATCCTTTTGCAGCAACCGGTGCACGAATGATTACCCAGACGCTGCATGAGTTACGCCGTCGTGGCGGAAAATACGGGCTGACGACCGCCTGTGCCGCCGGTGGCTTAGGCGCGGCAATGATTCTGGAGGCCGCGCAATGA
- the fadL gene encoding long-chain fatty acid transporter FadL: MNQKNLFKRSALAAAVAIVSSNVYAAGFQLNEYTAAGLGRSFSGEGAIADTAASGSRNPATMTMFDRPSFSAGAIYIDPDVKVTGNSPVTGRSTDADNIAPNQWVPNLHFIMPLNDQWAVGASATSNYGLATEFSDNYPAGPIGGETDLTTVNTNLSVAYRLNQHFSFGLGFDAVYAKAKFRRTAGELVPIQTGGRLPADTEAAKLKGNEWGYGWNAGILYEVDDNNRYGFTYRSEVKIDFDGEYRNGIPKALGGTGGQTVPGSLTLNLPEMWEISGYNRVAPKWAIHYSMAYTSWSQFQELKATGSNGQTLFQKDEGFHDAYRIALGTTYYYDDNWTFRTGIAFDDSPVPADNRTISIPDQDRFWVSAGTTYAFNKDASVDVGVSYMHGQTVNISEKVANGVPNYEYQAKGTAMLYGANFNYSF; this comes from the coding sequence ATGAACCAGAAAAACCTGTTTAAAAGATCAGCTCTGGCAGCTGCAGTGGCAATTGTTTCCTCCAACGTTTATGCAGCAGGTTTTCAGTTAAATGAATATACCGCTGCGGGGCTAGGCCGCTCTTTCTCGGGTGAAGGTGCCATCGCTGATACCGCCGCATCCGGCAGCCGTAACCCGGCAACCATGACCATGTTTGATCGTCCTTCCTTCTCAGCAGGTGCGATTTATATCGACCCGGATGTCAAAGTGACGGGCAACTCGCCGGTTACAGGCAGGAGCACCGATGCGGATAACATTGCACCGAATCAGTGGGTACCTAACCTGCACTTTATTATGCCGCTCAATGATCAATGGGCAGTCGGTGCCTCGGCTACGTCAAACTACGGTCTGGCGACAGAGTTCAGCGATAATTATCCGGCAGGCCCGATCGGCGGCGAAACTGACCTCACCACCGTCAACACTAACTTAAGCGTTGCTTACCGTTTGAACCAGCATTTCAGCTTCGGCCTGGGCTTTGATGCCGTTTACGCGAAAGCGAAATTCCGTCGTACCGCCGGTGAACTGGTGCCGATTCAAACCGGCGGCCGTCTGCCCGCGGATACTGAAGCCGCCAAGCTGAAAGGCAATGAGTGGGGCTACGGCTGGAACGCCGGTATCCTGTATGAAGTGGATGATAATAACCGCTACGGCTTCACCTACCGTTCTGAAGTGAAAATTGACTTCGACGGCGAATACCGTAACGGCATTCCGAAAGCGTTAGGCGGCACAGGCGGCCAGACCGTGCCGGGATCCCTGACCCTGAACTTGCCTGAAATGTGGGAAATATCCGGCTATAACCGCGTGGCACCAAAATGGGCGATTCACTACAGCATGGCTTACACCAGCTGGAGCCAGTTCCAGGAGCTGAAAGCGACCGGTTCTAACGGCCAGACGCTGTTCCAGAAAGATGAAGGCTTCCATGATGCTTACCGCATCGCGTTGGGTACCACCTACTACTACGATGATAACTGGACGTTCCGTACCGGTATCGCCTTCGATGACAGCCCGGTTCCGGCAGATAACCGCACCATTTCTATTCCGGATCAGGACCGCTTCTGGGTTTCCGCCGGGACGACTTACGCCTTCAATAAAGACGCGTCTGTGGATGTGGGTGTCTCCTATATGCATGGTCAGACCGTGAATATCAGTGAGAAAGTCGCTAACGGTGTACCGAATTACGAATACCAGGCCAAAGGGACCGCCATGCTGTACGGCGCGAACTTTAACTACAGCTTCTGA
- the ccmD gene encoding heme exporter protein CcmD translates to MSPAFSSWHDFFAMGGYAFYVWLSVAATLLSLIMLVAHTCIQHRQILGDVRRRQAREKRISQSQSKKQPGAQTSPLEEPDTSGEKLL, encoded by the coding sequence ATGAGCCCTGCATTCTCAAGCTGGCATGATTTTTTTGCGATGGGCGGCTACGCCTTTTATGTCTGGCTGTCGGTCGCCGCGACGCTGCTCTCGCTGATCATGCTGGTGGCGCATACCTGTATTCAGCACCGGCAGATCCTCGGCGACGTCCGTCGTCGTCAGGCACGCGAAAAACGCATCAGTCAGTCTCAGTCTAAAAAACAGCCAGGCGCACAGACGTCACCGCTGGAAGAACCGGACACCTCCGGGGAGAAGTTATTGTGA
- a CDS encoding heme lyase CcmF/NrfE family subunit: MMPELGTFALCLALGLAVLLSIYPQWGAARQDSRMMAMARPLSYGMFACIALAFIILVHAFVVNDFTVAYVANNSNTRLPVYYRVAATWGAHEGSLLLWVLLLSCWTLAVALFSRRMPQDAVARVLAVMGMITGGFLLFILLTSNPFIRSLPNFPVDGSDLNPVLQDIGLIFHPPLLYMGYVGFSVAFAFAIASLMAGRLDTAWARWSRPWTQAAWVFLTIGIVLGSAWAYYELGWGGWWFWDPVENASFMPWLAGTALIHSLAVTEKRGTFKAWTVLLAITAFSLCLLGTFLVRSGVLVSVHSFASDPARGMFILAYLVIVIGGSLLLYAFKGNSVRAPGRHELHSRESYLLGNNVLLVAAMLVVLLGTLLPLIHKQLGLGSISIGEPFFNTMFTWLMAPLALLLGIGPLVRWRRDEPSKLWRRLGVALLVTLVLSILLPWLLQDKIVGMTVVGLLMSVWVIVLTLMELHERATHRHSFWRGLTKLSRSHWGMVLGHLGVAVTVIGIAFSQNYSVERDVRMKSGDTVDIHDYHFIFRDVRDITGPNYTGGEANIDVTQNGKQVTTLHAEKRFYSVARSMMTEAAIDGNLARDLYAALGEEMDDGSWAVRLYYKPFVRWIWLGGLFMAAGGVLCILDPRYRMSKKLKKQGLAEAEEA; this comes from the coding sequence ATGATGCCGGAACTGGGAACATTTGCACTCTGTCTGGCATTAGGGCTGGCGGTGTTACTGAGTATTTATCCGCAGTGGGGCGCGGCCCGTCAGGACAGCCGGATGATGGCGATGGCGCGTCCGTTGTCTTACGGCATGTTCGCCTGCATCGCGCTGGCCTTTATTATTCTGGTGCATGCGTTTGTGGTGAATGATTTCACCGTCGCCTATGTTGCCAATAATTCCAATACCCGCCTGCCGGTGTATTACCGCGTGGCCGCCACCTGGGGAGCGCACGAAGGTTCGCTGCTGCTGTGGGTGTTATTACTCAGTTGCTGGACGCTTGCCGTGGCGCTGTTCAGCCGCCGTATGCCGCAGGATGCCGTGGCGCGCGTGCTGGCGGTGATGGGCATGATCACCGGCGGATTCCTGCTGTTTATTCTGCTGACGTCCAACCCGTTTATCCGCTCGCTGCCGAATTTCCCGGTGGACGGCAGCGACCTGAATCCGGTGTTACAGGACATCGGCCTGATATTCCATCCGCCATTGCTGTACATGGGGTATGTCGGTTTCTCGGTGGCCTTTGCTTTCGCGATTGCTTCGCTGATGGCAGGGCGTCTGGATACCGCATGGGCGCGCTGGTCGCGGCCGTGGACACAAGCCGCCTGGGTGTTTCTGACCATCGGTATCGTACTCGGATCGGCGTGGGCGTATTACGAATTAGGCTGGGGCGGCTGGTGGTTCTGGGATCCGGTTGAAAATGCTTCTTTTATGCCGTGGCTGGCCGGTACGGCGCTGATCCACTCGCTCGCCGTCACCGAAAAGCGCGGGACGTTCAAAGCCTGGACGGTGCTGCTGGCCATCACGGCGTTCTCGCTGTGCCTGCTCGGCACTTTTCTGGTGCGTTCCGGCGTGCTGGTCTCGGTTCACTCGTTTGCCTCTGATCCGGCACGCGGCATGTTTATCCTGGCTTACCTGGTGATTGTGATTGGTGGCTCGCTGCTGCTGTACGCCTTCAAAGGCAACTCGGTGCGTGCGCCGGGCCGTCACGAGCTGCATTCCCGCGAAAGTTATCTGCTGGGCAACAACGTATTGCTGGTCGCCGCGATGCTGGTGGTGCTGCTCGGTACGCTGCTGCCGCTTATCCACAAACAGCTCGGGCTGGGCAGTATTTCTATCGGTGAACCCTTCTTTAATACGATGTTTACCTGGCTGATGGCACCGCTGGCGCTGTTGTTAGGTATCGGGCCGCTGGTGCGCTGGCGTCGTGATGAACCCAGCAAACTGTGGCGTCGTCTGGGCGTGGCGCTGTTGGTCACGCTGGTATTGTCGATTCTTCTGCCGTGGCTGTTACAGGATAAAATTGTCGGCATGACCGTAGTCGGACTGCTGATGTCGGTGTGGGTGATTGTGCTGACGCTGATGGAGCTGCACGAACGTGCCACGCACCGTCACTCATTCTGGCGCGGTCTGACCAAACTTTCCCGCAGCCACTGGGGCATGGTGCTCGGCCATCTGGGTGTTGCGGTGACGGTGATCGGCATCGCGTTTAGCCAGAATTACAGCGTTGAGCGTGATGTCCGCATGAAGTCCGGCGATACCGTGGATATTCATGATTATCACTTTATCTTCCGCGACGTTCGCGATATCACCGGCCCGAACTATACCGGCGGTGAGGCCAATATTGATGTGACGCAAAACGGCAAGCAAGTCACCACGCTGCACGCGGAAAAACGCTTCTACAGCGTGGCGCGCAGCATGATGACCGAAGCGGCGATTGACGGCAATCTGGCGCGCGACCTGTATGCGGCGCTCGGCGAAGAGATGGACGATGGCTCATGGGCGGTACGGTTGTACTACAAACCCTTTGTCCGCTGGATCTGGCTCGGTGGCCTGTTTATGGCGGCCGGTGGCGTGCTGTGTATTCTCGATCCGCGTTATCGCATGAGTAAAAAACTTAAGAAGCAAGGTCTGGCGGAGGCTGAAGAAGCATGA
- the mlaA gene encoding phospholipid-binding lipoprotein MlaA has product MNLRLTGLAFATVLLVGCAGTSGSSDSEPQGRSDPLEGFNRVMFDFNYNYMDPYLVRPVAVAWRDYVPQPARNGTSNFLSNLDEPASMVNSLLKGDPYRAAIHFNRFFLNTILGMGGLIDVAGMANPKLAREEAQGFGSTLGHYGVGYGPYVVLPGYGSATIRDEGGDMVDDLYPMLSYLTFWMSAGKWVLEGVETRAELLDSDGLIRNSSDPYLFIREAYFQRHDFLARGGQLTPQENPNAALIQGDLKDIDSE; this is encoded by the coding sequence ATGAACTTACGCCTGACTGGGCTGGCGTTTGCGACAGTTTTACTGGTCGGTTGTGCCGGTACGTCCGGATCATCGGACAGCGAACCGCAGGGACGTTCTGATCCGCTCGAAGGTTTCAACCGGGTGATGTTCGACTTCAACTATAACTATATGGATCCGTACCTGGTGCGGCCTGTCGCGGTAGCGTGGCGTGATTATGTGCCACAACCGGCGCGTAACGGCACCAGCAACTTCCTGAGCAATCTGGATGAACCGGCCAGCATGGTTAACTCCTTGCTGAAAGGCGATCCGTACCGGGCAGCGATCCACTTCAACCGCTTCTTCCTGAACACAATTTTAGGGATGGGCGGTCTGATCGACGTTGCCGGGATGGCAAATCCGAAACTGGCGCGTGAAGAGGCGCAGGGCTTCGGCAGCACTCTGGGCCATTACGGCGTCGGCTACGGTCCGTATGTGGTTCTGCCAGGTTATGGCAGCGCGACCATTCGTGACGAAGGTGGCGACATGGTTGATGATTTGTATCCGATGCTCAGCTATCTGACCTTCTGGATGTCAGCCGGTAAATGGGTACTGGAAGGGGTGGAAACCCGTGCAGAACTGCTCGATTCTGATGGCCTGATCCGTAACTCTTCTGATCCGTATCTGTTTATCCGTGAGGCTTACTTCCAGCGTCATGATTTCCTGGCAAGAGGCGGTCAGCTGACACCGCAGGAAAATCCGAACGCCGCACTGATTCAGGGCGACCTGAAAGATATCGACTCGGAATAA
- a CDS encoding heme ABC transporter permease: MWKWLHQLARPERLYHVCGRFIPWLGILGLACLLIGWVWGFGYAPPDYQQGNSYRIMYIHVPAAIWSMGIYSGMAIAAFIGLVWQMKMSDLAVAAMAPVGAVFTFIALVTGSAWGKPMWGTWWVWDARLTSELVLLFLYLGVIALYNAFDDRRLAGRAAGILVLVGVVNIPIIHYSVQWWNTLHQGSTNMQQTIDPSMRYPLRWAIFGYLFFFITLTLMRLRNLILVQERLRPWVAGLVNKERRG; the protein is encoded by the coding sequence ATGTGGAAATGGTTACATCAACTCGCCAGGCCAGAACGGCTTTACCACGTCTGTGGCCGGTTCATTCCCTGGCTCGGGATTTTGGGGCTTGCCTGCCTGCTGATCGGCTGGGTATGGGGTTTTGGCTATGCACCGCCGGATTACCAGCAAGGTAACAGTTACCGGATTATGTATATCCACGTTCCGGCGGCGATCTGGTCGATGGGGATTTACAGCGGGATGGCGATCGCGGCGTTTATCGGTCTGGTGTGGCAGATGAAAATGTCCGATCTGGCCGTTGCTGCGATGGCACCGGTCGGCGCTGTTTTCACATTTATTGCACTGGTTACCGGCTCTGCATGGGGCAAACCGATGTGGGGCACCTGGTGGGTGTGGGATGCGCGTCTGACGTCCGAACTGGTGCTACTGTTTCTGTATCTCGGTGTCATTGCGCTGTATAACGCCTTCGACGACCGCCGTCTGGCCGGGCGTGCCGCCGGTATTCTGGTGCTGGTCGGCGTGGTGAACATTCCCATCATCCATTACTCCGTACAGTGGTGGAACACGCTGCATCAGGGGTCCACCAACATGCAGCAAACCATCGACCCGAGCATGCGTTATCCGTTGCGCTGGGCAATTTTCGGTTACCTGTTCTTCTTTATTACCCTGACCCTGATGCGTTTACGTAACCTGATTTTGGTTCAGGAACGTCTGCGTCCGTGGGTGGCCGGTCTTGTGAATAAGGAGCGTCGCGGATGA